The genomic window AATCGAGAGTGGGGACATTTGGAATCAACCCCTTTCTTGAAATGGAGAACAGCATATTGTCTCACTTGAGCTAAAATAAAAATAAGGACTTTATGCCCCTAAAACTAAAAAACTTGAACATCGAGTTATAGATATTCTAAGGGATAACCCAGTGGCATTAAATGAGTTTGGCAAGGGAGAATTTGAGATAAAAAGATTCCTGGATGACTACAAAATTTTATACAAGGATGTCGAAAAATACCATCTTGCCATTCTAACACCAGGGAAAGAGATAAATGAGTTTGTTAAGACAGGGTTTGGCAACCCTTATATCCCAGGAAGCTCAATCAAAGGAGCTCTGAGAACGGTAATCTTATGGCATCTCATAAAGAATTCACCACCAGATAAAATTAATGATAGATTAGACGAAATACTTAACAACCCTAAGGTAAAAAAAGAACAAGCAGATAATCTTCTTGATAAATATCTATTTGGGAAAGATGATAAATATCTATTTGGGAAAGAGCCGAACTATGATTTTTTAAGAGGATTACAGGTAGGGGATGTGGAGTTTGAAATAAAAAACCTTGCTGTAGAAGAGATAAGAACCTTAACCCTTACTAATGCTGATAACTATGGCTGGAAAAGGTGGCAGACTTTTGCTGAAGTGCTTCCTTTATCTGAATCTGTTAGCTCGTTGGTAAATATAGAGATAGATAATTTTTTATTCGAGCATCCAAAGGCAAAGGGAATACTCAAATTTGACCATAAAAAAGGATACCTTACCCAAATCCCTAAGATGTGCAATGATTATGCCAGGGTGTTTATCCAAAATGAGATTAAATTCTTTGCTGACTGCAAAATGCAACCACTTAAAAAATATTACGAAGAATTGTTAGCTAAAATACCTACTGACCACAGAAAAGGGGTTCTCCTTCATTTAGGTTGGGGAAGTGGTTGGCGAGGAATGACAGGAAATTATTTAGATAACCAGATGTTAAGAAGATTTAGAGGTAAATTCCGGATGGGGAAATCAATAAAAAATCCTCGTACTGGTAAATGGGAACAATTCCCTATCTTCCCAAAGACGCGCAGGATTGTTTTTAGAGATAATCAACCAGCCTATCCGTTGGGCTGGATAATGATGGAAGAAAAGTGAGGTGTAAATTAATGGCAAAGGCATTGTTTTATCCCATTGGTAATAGTGATATTCAGGTAAATTCTCATTTACGATTTGAAAGATTCTATGAAGTTACGCAGAAACTTGCTCAACTACTGAAAGATGAAGTAAAAAAGTGTAACGGGAAACTTAAGAGGATTTCCCAAGGACAAGGGATTGAATTTCAATTCATAAAAGAAGAAATCGAAGACTTGCAAGGAAAAGCTAATACAATAACCTTTCCAATATTCGCTCCATTAATGGAACATCTAAAAAACCGTGGTATTGATAGTCTTTATCTCATTGCTACCTCCCAGCAACCTTCACCACAGCGACAAGATACTATCTGGGCGGCTGAATTAATCAAAATCTATGCCCAACAGAGTTATAAAATTTCAAAGGTGGAAATTATTAAAATCACAAATAATCCATCAGACTACAACCTGATGAGTAAATTCTTTAAGGATTTGTTTAAACAGATGTTTCCTGAGATCAATACAAATCTTGAAAATTATGCCTTCCTTACCACTGGAACACCAGCTATGACTACTTCAATAGCTCTAAATATGGTAAGTCTTCCTGTCAAACATCTTTATGTTAGTCGAGAAGATTCAAAGATTTATGAGGTGAATGTATTTTCTGAG from bacterium includes these protein-coding regions:
- the csm5 gene encoding type III-A CRISPR-associated RAMP protein Csm5 yields the protein MALNEFGKGEFEIKRFLDDYKILYKDVEKYHLAILTPGKEINEFVKTGFGNPYIPGSSIKGALRTVILWHLIKNSPPDKINDRLDEILNNPKVKKEQADNLLDKYLFGKDDKYLFGKEPNYDFLRGLQVGDVEFEIKNLAVEEIRTLTLTNADNYGWKRWQTFAEVLPLSESVSSLVNIEIDNFLFEHPKAKGILKFDHKKGYLTQIPKMCNDYARVFIQNEIKFFADCKMQPLKKYYEELLAKIPTDHRKGVLLHLGWGSGWRGMTGNYLDNQMLRRFRGKFRMGKSIKNPRTGKWEQFPIFPKTRRIVFRDNQPAYPLGWIMMEEK